From Fusobacterium varium:
AATCAAGATTTTTTTGTACTATATTAAATTTTGATTTATATATAGATATTTTAATAACTGAAGCTACTTTTTGAATAAATTCTTCATTTAGATTCAATTCATTATTAGATTTTTTGTCTAATTCTTTTAAAAATTCTTCTATATCCCTATGAAGATTTTCATTCAAATCTGTTGAATATATTCCCATAAGTATAAGTGTTATAATATGAATAGAAAAGTTGCTCAAATCCATATCTCCTTTTGTAAATTCTCTTACAATATTAAAATATTCATAATACTGCTGTGAAGAATAGGAATAAATATAGTTATCTTCAAATTTTTTTCTTTTTAAATGTGAATCTACAAATATAGCTATTATCGAATAAAAACTATATGTCTGAATATTTTTATTTGCCATTTTAAGCAGTTTATTTCCTTTAAGCATATATTCATTTAATTTTTCTTCTGTCACTATTGAATAAAGCAGCTCCTTAAATATATTTTTAAGTTTTCTTCCTTTTGAAATAAACTTAGTAAGGAAAGCAATTAATAGTATTTTTAGATGTTTCTCCTCTCCATGCAAAGTTATTCCCTTTCCATGTATAACTTCAACAGTTATAGAATAGGGTGCCAAAAATTTTTTTATCTCTACTAAATCATAATTCAAAGTTCTTCTTGTTACATCTAATATCCTACTTTCATGACTCAATATTATTTTGTCATCTATTAAAAGTTTAGTTATTAAATAATCTCTTCTATCAATAAAAGTGAGTGAAGAAAATTCTGAAATTAGCTTTTTTATTTTAAGCATTTCTTTTTTTTCAAGAAAATATTTATCTTTATTTTTTAATATTCCATTTAAATTACATTTATTTAGCACTGAATTTATATCTTTTATATTATAACGTATAGTCCTCGAATTGAGATTTAAAACAGAAGATAAATCCTCAACAGTGTATTCATTCTGAAATAAAAGTTCTAGAATATTCAGATTTTTTCCATTAAGCATCTTTAACTCCTTTCAAATTTTGTATACATATTTGTGAAAAAGTGACCTATGAAATTTTTTTCATTATTTTTGAAAAAAAATTCGAATTTTATATTAATCAAAACAATGTTAATATAGGATATATTAATGTGAATATACTCATAGTATACTTCATTTTAAGAAAAAAAAGAACCATCTTTAAAAATAAAAATAGAACAAGTCAAGGAGGCACACAAAAATGACAGAAAAAGAATTTATGAAGATGTATCTAGAATCTTTCAAGTTAGATGGAAGACTGAAAAATATAGGTGAAGCTAAAAAAAGAGTAAAAGTTTTTTTTGATACTTTAAAACAGGTTATTGATAAAGATGAAAAAGTTATCTTTAAAGACTGGGGTAAATTTGAAATAGAACATAGAGAGCAAAGAATCTATGGTAACCCTAGAACTAAGGAAAGAATAGTAATTCCTGCTAAAAAAGTTTTAAAATTTACAGTTGGAAAGAAATTTGCAGAAAGAGTAAAAAATAGTTAAAAAGGGGAAAACTTTCCCCCTTTATTCTAAATATTTTTATTAATTCTAGACTTTATTTCATCATAAAGTCTAAATACAGTTGATGCTGAAAAAATTCCTACAGCCATCGCTCCTGCTATAATAAAAGTCTGAATACCTTTTTGAACTGCCATGGGATAATTTTTATCGATTAAATTATACATTGTATAATAAATCCCTCCCCCTGGTGCTAAGGGTATCAGTGCAGCTATCAGTATTGTTGTTACAGGTGTATATATTATTCTGGAAACTGCTTCGGAATATAATGCAAGGGCAAATGTTGCTATAAAGAATGTCAACCCTTCAGAATAGTTTAAATGCTGTCCTAAAAGATATACTGCCCAACTTAATCCACCAGCTATACTGGTATGAAAGAGATTCTTATGTTTTATATTAAACATAAGACCAAATCCAAAGGTAGTAAATATGGCAGCAATAATCTGAAATATTATTTTTTCTACTGACATTATTATATCCTCCCTAAGTTTAGAAGTAATTTTAGTGCTATACCTGAACCTACAGCTATAGAAGTTCCTATCATTGCTACTTCACCTAGTCTGGAAAGCCCTGTAACAAGATCTCCTGAGAATATATCCCTCATGGAGTTAATGAATGCAACTCCTGGTACCAATATCATTAAAGTGGAAATTATGGGAATGGAAACATCTGTTATAAATCCTAAATAAAGGAATAAACATGCTGTTCCAGAAGATATTCCGCCACATAAAAGATTGGTAAAAAATGTTCCTAATTTTAGTGTATCTGTGATTCTTGTTGCTATTGCAATAAGTATACCACACAAAAAAGCAGCTAAGAACTCTCTTATGTTACCTGAAAAAAGAAAAGTAAAAAATCCAGCTCCAATACAGTTTCCAGCTGCATTTATGAGAAATGGATATGGTTTTTCATTTTCAATTTTGAGAAGTTCTTCTCTCAGTTCATCACAACTGTAATCACTTATGTTTCTTATAAGAGAATACACTTGATAAACTTTATCTAAATTAGTAGTTCTAGATGTCACTCTTTCAACAAGGGAGATAACTTCTCCTTCAGAATTTTTAAGAGTTATTATTATACAGGTAAGTGTAGCGAAACACTGAGGAGTCATTCCATAATATTCAGCTACCTGACATATATGATTTTCTACTCTGTACACTTCAGAGCCATTTTGCAGCATAATTTTTCCTGTAAGGCAGGCAAGTGAAAGAATCTTATATTCAGTTTTTTTATCCATTAAAATCTCCCAGATATTTTTTATATTTGCCTAAATTATAGCACAAAATACAAAAAATAGAATATCTAAAATACAATTTTATAAAATGATTTAAATTAAATAAGGAGTGATACATAAAATGAAAATAACACAAGAAAGTGATTACGCAATAAAAATCGTATTATATTTATCAAAATTAGACAAAGGTGAAATAGCAAATGCAAGAGAAATTAGTGAGGCTGAAAAAATGTCTATGAAATTTGCTCTTAAAATATTAAGAAGACTTTGTAAAGTTAAACTTGTTGAATCTTTTAGAGGAATCAAAGGAGGATACAAATTAAAAAAGTCTGCAGACGATATCAGTCTGAGAAGTGTAATAGAATTTATTCAAGGTGATCTTTTTATTAATACAAGTTTAAAGAATGTAAATTCTGCTAAAAAAGTTGAAGCTGATCCTGTAAATTCTCTGCTTTATTCTATTCAGGAAGATGTCAAGAAAAAATTAAGTGATACAAGTTTTAAAGATTTAAGAGATGCTTCAGCTCAACAATAAAGTTTAATATTAAATATTAAAGGACTTGCTCAGTTAAGCAAGTCCTTTTTCTTATTTTTCTATATAATTTTTTTCATATTCTTTTAATGATTCAACAGCTTTATATGTAAGAGGATATACCCCCATCAAATTAACTATTGTCATAAGTCCTAATCCTAGATCAGCTAAATTCCATACTAAAAAGTTCTGTCTTACTCCACCAACAAAAAGCATTATCAGAGTAAAGATTTTAAATGCTTCCTGAAGCCATGGTTTGTTACATAAAAAGGCTAAATTTGGTTTAGCATAGAAACTTACACCTAATATAGTACTGAAGGAAAATAGAAACAATATAACAGCTGTAAATATAACTCCCCAGTTTCCTACTTGATATCTGAATGATTCCTGAAGAAGAGTCATTCCTCCAAGCCCTTCTGGTATATCTCCCCTTGATAGTAATATAACAAAAGCTGTTGCACTGCATATCAATACAGTATCTACAAATACTCCTAGTGCCTGAACCAAGCCCTGTTTTACAGGGTGATCTATATCTGCTGCTGCCGCTGCACATGGAGCAGAACCTGATCCTGCTTCATTAGAAAATAAACCTCTCTTTACTCCCTGCATTATTACGCTTCCAAATGTTCCACCCAAAAACTGTCTTATTCCAAAAGCATGTTCAAAAATATCCTGAATAACTGCTGGAAGTATAGTTATATTTTTTATTATAATAAAAATAACCACAACAAGATAAATAGCTGCCATTGCAGGAACCATTTTATCCAATACTTTCACTATTTTATCTCTTCTTCCAAAGAGAACTGCTGCTGCCAATATTACAATAACTATAGATGTAGTTCTTGTATTTATTCCAAATGCAGTATTAAAAGATTCTGTAACAGAATTAGATATTATTTGAAAAACTCCAGCCCAGCATATAAGAGCAAATATTACAAATAAAACTCCCAGCCATTTTTTATTCAATCCTTTTGTGAGAAAATATGGAGCCCCTCCTCTATATCCACCTTGTGGATCTTTTTCTCTGTATATTAAAGCTATTGTTGATTCTACAAATGCAGTAGCTGAACTTAAAAGAGCCACTATCCACATCCAGAAAACCGAACCTGGCCCTCCTACAGATACTGCTGCTACTACTCCAGCTAAATTTCCTACCCCTACTCTTGAAGCTGTACTTATACAAAAAGCTTGAAACGAACTTATTCCCTCTCTGTTCTTTTTTGTTTTTTCAGTTATAAGAGATATCATATGTCCAAATAATCTGAATTGCACTCCTCTTGTTCTTATTGTAAATATTATTCCACTTATTACCAGTATTGCTACAAGCAGGTTTTTATTCCACATAATATCATTTATAATATTGACTATTGACTCAAAAGAATTCATTTTTCCTCCAATTTTTAAATACAAAAAGAGCCTGATACAAAAATACTTTTTAACCTCTGATATGAATAGATTAAGTAATTTTTGAATTAGACTCTTTTAATTTTACTTTATTTTTTCTATTCTGCTATCCTACTATTTGAAACTCTTTTATTTTTTGTTCTACTTCTTCAATATTCACTGGGGGAACCTTTACTATATTACCATTTATTCTTACTTCTATTTCCACTTTCCCTTTAACCTTAGAATATCTTGAAAACAGATTTAATGCAAACTGTTTTTCTTCTTCTGTAAAATTTCCATAACCAAGTATATGTGGCCCTGCCATTTGACAACCTGTTATATGAAAACTTCCTATTTCTTTATATTGGTCTATTTTATTATTTCCTTCTTCATCTCTTCCAATAAAAAAATATTTTCCCTTATCCAATCTATAAAATCTTCCTATTTTTAACAAATGAAATAAATATGATTCCTTTTCCTCAAGCAATCCATCTTTTTCTATTATCTCCAACCTGTCTGAGTAAGCTGGGTCTGTCAGCAAACATCCCCCTCCTGGTGTAGGATAATCCTCAATCCCATAATATTTCATGAGATCCATCTGTCTGCCTCTCCCTCTCCCTTGAATATCCAGAAGTTGTTCTCTGTCTATCCATCCTTCTAATTCAGCTTTACTTGGAGGAAGAAGTTTAGCTGACAATGGTCTTAATACTAAATCATCCATTCCTGAAAGTTTTTTTACCTTTTCCAATGCTGCTGCATTTTGTGACATTGGTCTTTGTCCAAGTACTTCTCCAGATATTACAAATTGTGCTCCATATGTTTCTAAAAGTTCTCCTGCAATTTTAAACATTAAAGAATGACAGTCAATACAAGGATTCATATTTTTTCCTCTGCCATATACAGGATTTTTTAATATTTCTGTATGTCTGCTTTTAAAATCAATATATTCTAATTTTATTCCAAGCTGTTCTGCCATTTTTTCTGCTTTTTCGTTTTTTCCTCCAAAAAAATGCGAAACAAAATTCAAGGCTATAACTTCTATGCCTTGATCTTTTACAACTTTTACAGCAAGTGCACTATCCAGCCCTCCAGAAAAAAGAGCCAATGCCTTTATCTTTTTTTCCACTTCTATTTTTCCTCTCTTCCAAAATCTAAAATTGTTCTGCCTTTACTGTCTTTTTTTCCTTCATAGTATACTTTCATACTCTTAGGAACAGCAGTATATACTTTTTTACTTATTTCAATGAAACTTGCACCTTTTATACTCATAGCTCCAGCTAAGAAATCCATTAATCTTTGAGCTGTAGGAAGGTCTAAATATTCAAGATTTAAAGTTACCATTTTATCACTTTTTATATATGTGGCTATCTTTTTACAATCAGCAAAAGTCTTAGGATCTACAAATATAGTCTGATAATTTCCTCCAGCATTTAATTCAGCTTCAAGGCTTGAAGAAGATTTACCATATCCACCTAAATTTAATGGTGTATTATCTTTAGGAGTTGGAACTTCCTGCTCTTTTCCATTAGAATTTACTTCAATTATTCCAGTGTCATCAAGTCCTTCCAATCCTTCCATATCATCTATTTCATTTGTTTCAGGATTATCTATCCCTAAAAGTTCTTTTAAATCTTGAAAAACTTTAAAAGAGTTTTTTCCGCCTTCTTTTTTCTTCATTTTATTAAAACCTCCTATTGAAAAATCTTTCTGCCTACTCTTATTAATGTTGCCCCTTCTTCTAATGCTATCTTATAATCATTAGTCATTCCCATAGAAAGTTCAACTAATTTTCCTTTGAACCATTTCTCATTTAGTTCATTTTTTATTTCTCTTAATCTTCTAAAAACACTTCTTAATAGTTCTTCATCATCAATAAATGGTGCCATAGTCATTAATCCTATGATATTTATATTTTTTAATTCCATTAATTGAGGAAGTTCCTTATACAATTCCTCAAGCTCATATCCTTCTTTACTTTCTTCTCCAGCTATGTTTATTTCAAGCAGAACATCAATGACTCTATCATATTGCTTTGCTCTTTTGTCAATTTCCTGAGCAAGAGACAGTTTATTTACTGAATGTATCATCTTTACATATTCAGCAATATATTTTACTTTATTTTTTTGAAGATTTCCAATAAAATGCCACTCTACATCTTTTATTCCCATTTCATTGAATTTTTCCTGTTTCTCTTTCATAACTTGAGCTTTATTTTCTCCAAAAATTTTTACTCCACAATTCACTATCGGAATCATCTCTTCTGCTCCTACATACTTTGTAACAGCTATAAATCTTGATTTTTCAGGATTTAATGAGTGTTTTTTTATATCCACTTCTATTTCTGAAATATTTTTTTTAATATCACCCATTATTTTTCAACTCCTTATACAAATTCATCTAATACATCATTCGCGACCATAAGCCCTTTTCTGGTCAAAATAAAGTATTCTCCATTTTTTGTAAGATAACCTCGTTTTTCAAGAGATATACACTTCTCTATATACTCTCCTTCTGGCTTAACTCCTTTTTTTAAAAGTCTAAAACCTAGAATATATTTATATTCCTCTTTTTCTTTTAAAGTTATCTTTTCTTTTTCAGCAACTGGTTTTATTCTACTTTCTATACTATCATAATATTCTAAAAATTTCATCTGATTTTTATATCTCATATCATTAATATATCCAGAAGCTCCTAAACCAATTCCTAGATATTCTTTATTTTCCCAGTATTTTGTGTTATGGACAGCTTCTTTTTCAGGCAGAGAAAAATTAGATATTTCATAATGAATATATCCTGCCTCTTCAGCTGTATCTATTATTTTTTCAAACATATCTGCTTCTATTTCATTTTCAGTTTCTCTTAAAAGACCTTTTTTTAATTTTTCAAAAAATACAGTTCCCTCTTCCCAAATAAGTGAATAAATAGAAAAATGTTCTGGCTTCATATTTAAAAGTTTTTTTAAATCATTCTCTACTTCTTTTATACTTTGTCCTGGCAGTGAAAACATCAAATCAAGACTTATATTTTCAAATCCAGCTTTTCTTGCATTGTAATAAGTTTCTATCCCTTCTTCTGATGAGTGCATTCTTCCAAGTATTCTCAAATATTTTTCATCAAATGATTGTATTCCTATACTCAATCTATTTATTCCGATTTTTTTTAATTGGACAAGTTTGTCATAATCTACAGTCTTAGGATTTACTTCAAGAGTTACCTCTGCTCCTTCTTTTATATCTAGTTTTTCCAATATTCTTTCTATATCTTCTAAATCCAAAAGAGAGGGGGTCCCACCCCCAAAGTAAACTGTATTATATTTATATGGAGGATATAAGTCTATTTCCTTCAATAAATAATCCACATATTTCTTTCTGCTCTCTTTATCAGATTTGAATGATAGAAAATCGCAGTAATTACATTTGTTCAAACAGAAAGGAATATGTATGTATATCCCATCTACCATTGATTTTCCTCCATTTAATATTATAATGAATCTACATATGCTTGGAATCCTGATTTAATATTCTCAAGTTTAGTTAATGATTTTTCTTTAGTTGAGTCTACCACGCAGATATAATATTTGATTTTTGGTTCAGTTCCAGAAGGTCTTGCTGTTACATAAGTTCCGTCTTCAAGTATGAATTGGATAACATCTGATTTAGGCAGATCTATTTTTGAAGTTTCTCCAGTTTTCATATTTTTTTCTACTTGAAGTTTAAAATCTTTGTAGCATTCAACTTTTCTTCCAGCTACTTCTGTATGTTCATGTGTTCTTAGGTTCTCCATTATTCTTCCGATTTCTTCCAATCCATCTTTACCTTGTTTAGTGATAGCAACTGTTTCTTCAACAAACCATCCATATTTATCATATAGTTTATTTAATTCTTTATATACAGTTGTCCCAATACTATTATAGTAAGCAGCCATTTCAGATATCATCAAAGTAGCTACTACAGCATCTTTATCTCTTACATGTGTACCAACTAAATATCCTATAGACTCTTCAAATCCAAACAGGAAAGTTCCATCTAATTCTTTAGTTTCAAACTGTCTGATTTTTTCTCCTATGTATTTGAATCCAGTAAGTGTTCTGTATAGTTTTATTCCTTTGTCTTTAGCTATTACATCAAGCATAGGTGTGGAAACTATTGTAGATATTACAGCTCCATTAGCTGGTATATTTTTATTCATTTCTAATAGATAGTTCATTAAAAGAACTCCTATTTGATTTCCATTAGGATATACCCAGTTTCCTTCATTATCTCTAATTGCCATACCAGCTCTATCAGCATCTGGATCATTAGCAAGGCAGATATCTGCTCCTATTTTATCTGCAAGTTCTGTACTTAATTTAAATACTGACTTATCTTCTGGATTAGCATATGGACAAGTTGGAAACATTCCATCTGGCATTTCCTGTTCAGGTACTGTATATACGGAGTCAAATCCCATTTCTTTTAACACTCTCTGTACTGCTACCCTTCCTGTTCCATGAAGTGGTGAATAAACTATTTTAAAATCTTTCTTTCCAGGTATATCTCTATTGATAGCCTGTTTTTCTACTTCTTCTACAAATCTATCATCTATTTCTTTACCAATATACTCCAATAATCCTTTAGATTTTGCTTCATCCTCTGAAATCATTTTTATGTCACTGAATATATCTACATTATTTACTTTATTTACTATACCACTTGCTTGAGGCTCTACTATTTGAGCTCCATCTTCCCAATATACTTTATATCCATTATATTCCTGTGGATTATGAGAAGCAGTTACCATTACCCCTGCCTGAGCTTTTAATTCTCTTGTAGCAAATGATAACTCAGGTGTTGATCTTAATGATGTAAAAAGATAAGCCTTTATCCCGTTCCCTGCTAAAACAAGAGCTGTATTTAATGCATATTCAACTGAACCTATTCTGCAGTCATAAGCTATAGCCACTCCTTTTTTCTTTCCAGTTTCACCTGTACTTTCTATTATATAATCAGCAAGTCCTTGAGTTGCTTTTCTTATAGTATACTTATTAATTCTGTTTTTTCCTATTCCCCTTACTCCTCTCATTCCAGCAGTACCAAAACTCAAATCAGTATAAAATCTACTTTCAATTTCTGTATCGTTTCCTTTTATACCCATTAATTCTTCTCTATCCTCTTTGTCAAGATAATCTGAATTCAGCCACATTTCATATCTTTTTATAATTTCTTTTTCCATACCCATTC
This genomic window contains:
- a CDS encoding putative DNA-binding protein — encoded protein: MTEKEFMKMYLESFKLDGRLKNIGEAKKRVKVFFDTLKQVIDKDEKVIFKDWGKFEIEHREQRIYGNPRTKERIVIPAKKVLKFTVGKKFAERVKNS
- a CDS encoding putative transcriptional regulator: MKITQESDYAIKIVLYLSKLDKGEIANAREISEAEKMSMKFALKILRRLCKVKLVESFRGIKGGYKLKKSADDISLRSVIEFIQGDLFINTSLKNVNSAKKVEADPVNSLLYSIQEDVKKKLSDTSFKDLRDASAQQ
- a CDS encoding putative Na+/alanine symporter, whose amino-acid sequence is MNSFESIVNIINDIMWNKNLLVAILVISGIIFTIRTRGVQFRLFGHMISLITEKTKKNREGISSFQAFCISTASRVGVGNLAGVVAAVSVGGPGSVFWMWIVALLSSATAFVESTIALIYREKDPQGGYRGGAPYFLTKGLNKKWLGVLFVIFALICWAGVFQIISNSVTESFNTAFGINTRTTSIVIVILAAAVLFGRRDKIVKVLDKMVPAMAAIYLVVVIFIIIKNITILPAVIQDIFEHAFGIRQFLGGTFGSVIMQGVKRGLFSNEAGSGSAPCAAAAADIDHPVKQGLVQALGVFVDTVLICSATAFVILLSRGDIPEGLGGMTLLQESFRYQVGNWGVIFTAVILFLFSFSTILGVSFYAKPNLAFLCNKPWLQEAFKIFTLIMLFVGGVRQNFLVWNLADLGLGLMTIVNLMGVYPLTYKAVESLKEYEKNYIEK
- a CDS encoding putative thiamine biosynthesis protein, with amino-acid sequence MEKKIKALALFSGGLDSALAVKVVKDQGIEVIALNFVSHFFGGKNEKAEKMAEQLGIKLEYIDFKSRHTEILKNPVYGRGKNMNPCIDCHSLMFKIAGELLETYGAQFVISGEVLGQRPMSQNAAALEKVKKLSGMDDLVLRPLSAKLLPPSKAELEGWIDREQLLDIQGRGRGRQMDLMKYYGIEDYPTPGGGCLLTDPAYSDRLEIIEKDGLLEEKESYLFHLLKIGRFYRLDKGKYFFIGRDEEGNNKIDQYKEIGSFHITGCQMAGPHILGYGNFTEEEKQFALNLFSRYSKVKGKVEIEVRINGNIVKVPPVNIEEVEQKIKEFQIVG
- a CDS encoding putative coproporphyrinogen III oxidase, which codes for MVDGIYIHIPFCLNKCNYCDFLSFKSDKESRKKYVDYLLKEIDLYPPYKYNTVYFGGGTPSLLDLEDIERILEKLDIKEGAEVTLEVNPKTVDYDKLVQLKKIGINRLSIGIQSFDEKYLRILGRMHSSEEGIETYYNARKAGFENISLDLMFSLPGQSIKEVENDLKKLLNMKPEHFSIYSLIWEEGTVFFEKLKKGLLRETENEIEADMFEKIIDTAEEAGYIHYEISNFSLPEKEAVHNTKYWENKEYLGIGLGASGYINDMRYKNQMKFLEYYDSIESRIKPVAEKEKITLKEKEEYKYILGFRLLKKGVKPEGEYIEKCISLEKRGYLTKNGEYFILTRKGLMVANDVLDEFV
- a CDS encoding phosphoglucomutase; translated protein: MEKEIIKRYEMWLNSDYLDKEDREELMGIKGNDTEIESRFYTDLSFGTAGMRGVRGIGKNRINKYTIRKATQGLADYIIESTGETGKKKGVAIAYDCRIGSVEYALNTALVLAGNGIKAYLFTSLRSTPELSFATRELKAQAGVMVTASHNPQEYNGYKVYWEDGAQIVEPQASGIVNKVNNVDIFSDIKMISEDEAKSKGLLEYIGKEIDDRFVEEVEKQAINRDIPGKKDFKIVYSPLHGTGRVAVQRVLKEMGFDSVYTVPEQEMPDGMFPTCPYANPEDKSVFKLSTELADKIGADICLANDPDADRAGMAIRDNEGNWVYPNGNQIGVLLMNYLLEMNKNIPANGAVISTIVSTPMLDVIAKDKGIKLYRTLTGFKYIGEKIRQFETKELDGTFLFGFEESIGYLVGTHVRDKDAVVATLMISEMAAYYNSIGTTVYKELNKLYDKYGWFVEETVAITKQGKDGLEEIGRIMENLRTHEHTEVAGRKVECYKDFKLQVEKNMKTGETSKIDLPKSDVIQFILEDGTYVTARPSGTEPKIKYYICVVDSTKEKSLTKLENIKSGFQAYVDSL